TCGCTATAGTACCAATCAATAACTTCCTGTGGATCTTCATAGCTGTCGGCGAACTCATTGATAACTTTACGTACCTGTTCTTCGCTTGGCTCCAGTTTTTCTTCGCGTATCAATTCGCCCATAATCAGGCTAATGGCTACTCGGCGACTAGCTTGTTCATTAAACATGTCAAGCGGCAAGTCCAAATCTTTTTGATCCATACCCTGCGCGGCAAAATTTTCTTTCATGCGTGCTGCCATGCTTTTAGCTTCTTCGGTAATCATAGAAGTAGGTACTTCAATAGGTGTAGAGGCCAGCAAAGCGTTAATAGCACTATCTTTTGTCATTTCACTGACGCGACGGTTTACTTCTCGGCTGACATTTTTTTTGATTTCAGCACGCATTTTTTCTACGTCGCCGTTTTCAATGCCCAGTGATTTGGCAAATTCTTCATTTACTTCCGGCAGAACAGCTTCAGAAACATTTTTTAGAGTAATGGTAAAAATAGCTGTTTTACCAGCGAGCTCTTTGCTCTGGTAATCTTCTGGAAAGGTAACTGATACTTCTTTTACATCACCTTCTTTCATACCGGCAATACCTGTTTCGAAGTCAGGCAGCATCTGGCCTTTCCCTAGTAAGAACGGATAGTTTTCAGCAGATCCTCCAGCAAAAGCCTCTCCATCAATTTTGCCGGCAAAATCAATGATTACCCGGTCTCCAATTTGTGCTTCCCGTTCTACGTGATTAAAACGGGTACGCTGCTGGCGCAAGATGTCAATTGTTTTATCGATTTCTGTATCACCGATTTCAGTACTGAATTTGGTGACTTCCTGAGAAGTTAAATCGCCGATTTTGATTTCTGGAAATTCTTCATACACTACAGCAATTTTGTAAAATTTTTCATCGTCCTGATCTTCATCTTCCAAAGCGGTGAGGCTTTTCAGGCCTGCTACTTTGAGTTTTTCAGCTACAATGAGGTCTTCGAAAGCTTTATGGGTCATTTCGTTCAGCACTTCATCGCGAATGCCATAGCCATACATGGAATCAATGATTCGCAGTGGTGCTTTACCAGGGCGAAAGCCATCAACGCGAGCACGTTTCTGTGCCACTTTCATTCGTGCATTAACTTTTGCCCGGATGTCTTCCCAGTTCAGAGCCAAAATAATTTTACGCTCTAAATTATCTAATTTTTCTACTGTTACGCTCATCGTTAACCCTTAGATGTCAGTTAATCTGATTTGTTTGATTTGTCTTCAGGCACTGCCTGGGCTGTCAGTACCCAGCATTTTTTCATGCAGACAAAATTAAATCGCAAGTTTACCATAAGCCTTTATAAAAGCCTATGTAATGTCCGAGACACTTGCAGTAATTTATGGTTGCACAGGATTTTTGTCTTTTTTCATGATTCTTTCTGTTTCGTGCCAGTAACCATCTTCATGCTTTTGTACTATTGCTATGATACCCTGCTTTATTTGTTTAATCTGATCAAAATTCACGATTGCATTGCTGCTAAGGCGTGCTGGTGATAGTAAAGATAAATGATCGAGAAGATAAAAGCGAGAGTCTTCCGGAGCTTCCAAAACAGACCAGTCTTCGATGTATCGCCCCTGCCAGCATAAAGGATTTATTGGTGTTTGAAAATGTGTGTTGCCCGTAGGGGTAAAGAGCATGCCTCGGATTATACTGGCTTGCCGGAGCTCTTCTGGTTGCACAGATAACTTTGCCAGCGATTTTTTGGCTTCTAGACTTGTGCTCAATGCTAGCTGCTGTATGATTTTATCCCTTTTGTTTTTCAGCAGATCTGACTGATTCAGGCCAATAAAGCTTTCCAGTTCATTTGAATAACTACCATAATATTTACACGCCAATTCCAGATGATATTTCTGATTATTCAGCTGTACGATGAAATCCATGGCTCCCGCTGTACGCTGCTTATCCATCACTGTCAGATTATGGGCAATGAGCTGGCTATGAGGGGCATTTAAAAACCAGTATTGCAATAATTTTTCTGCGTATATACCCAGATGGGATTGGTAACCACTGTGTCTTTTCAGGAATAAATATAAATCCTCAGGATGTTTATCAAGAGCGAGTAAAAACCGAAAGCCATCATCCCCAAGTAATTGGGAAATAGGCAATTCTACGGTAGAAATCCATGGTGAGGGAGCGGTTAGTAAACTAGCCAAATCGCGTACAATGGTTTTTTTTAACCGCCACCAGATGGGATCAGAAGCATAATTCATGAGTAGTGCTTTCTCCTTTATAAACATGATTTATTGAAAGTTAATCTTGCTTTTTCTGAATTTGCTGGTTAATGGTGTTATAAAAGCCACGTAAGATGTCAATATCTTCGGTACTGAGTTGCGCTCGGTCAAACATGGCAGCCATACGGCGCATTAACCTTGTTTCATTACGCCGGTTAAAGAATCCGGCTTTATCCATTACCTGACGTAGATGTGCCACCATATCATGTGTTTGTTGATGTGTGGCCAGATTTTTTGGCTGTATCAAATGGGCCATACTGCTGTTTACGTGGCTGAATAATTCATAACAGATTACCTGTACGGCTTGAGCTAGATTTAATGAAAAATATTCAGGATTACCGTTGATGGTAATTAGGCGATTGCAGCTTTGTACTTCTTCAATACTTAGTCCATAAGTTTCATTACCGAATACTAATGCAATTTTCTGCCCAGCTCTGGCTGTATCCAGTAATGAAGGCATGATTTCGCGTGGTGTGTACAAAGGAGCTGTCAGCTCACGCCGCCGGCTGGTAAGGGCACAAGATAATGTGGTATCAGCCAGAGCTTCATTAAGTGTGGCTACTACGTGTGCGCGTTCCAGCACATCTTTTGCTCCAGATGCAAGAATAAAGCTTTCTTCCGGTAAAGCAAATGTGTCTGGATTGGTACTGTCGAATACTGGGGGCTGCGTTGTCATGGGGGTTTGCATCAGATTTGGTGCGACCAGTGTCAGGTTGGTGAGACCCATGGTTTTCATGGCACGTGCTGCGGAACCAATATTTGCCGGATGGCTGGTACGTGTGAGTACTACAAGTATGTTACTTAAAAAATCGGGAAGTACGGGTTTGTTCATGTTTAATATTAAATCTGGGGAAGAGCTCAGAAATAGCAGAATGCTGATATATTCAGCATATTATAGCAAAATGAGTTTATATATTCTGTATATGAAAGTAACCGGTTTTGGAAAAAGCAATTTTGCCGTATAATTAATCTCTCTATTCCATTGCCGCTATGTTGTTTTAATGCGGCATTTGTTCTTTAAAACACGTCTTTTCTATCTGTTTGAAGCTTTTATCAGCCATATCACGAGAATGAGCATGAATCCTATTTTGACTACTGCCTGGAAAGCAGCGCGTAAAGCCGGCCAGATGATGCATCGCGCCAGCAGCAATTTAAATAATATTAAAATTGACAATAAAGCTGCTAACGATTTTGTTTCTGATGTTGATCGTGAGGCGGAACGAATTATTGTTAGTACTATTCAGGAAGTATATCCCCAGCATGCTATTCTGAGTGAAGAAGCCGGCCAGCTGGGAAATATTCATGCTGAGTATCAGTGGATTATTGATCCTCTGGATGGAACTACGAATTATTTGCATGGACATAAGCAATATGCTATTTCCATGGCGCTATTGCACAAGGGAACATTGGCCGAAGCACTGGTTTATGCTCCAGAGCACAATGATCTATATGTTGCCAGCCGTGGGCAAGGTGCGCTACTAAATGACAAACGTATTAGAGTAAGTGGTCGTATTGACTTGCTGCGCAGTCTGATTGCTACCGGATTTCCGGTGGTTGATCAGAGTATGATGAATACTTACCTAGCCATTTTAAAAGATGTGCTGGCTAAAACAGCCGGTGCACGCCGTGAAGGTTCGGCCGCATTGGATTTATGTAATGTAGCCTGTGGCCGTGTGGATGGTTTTTTTGAATTTAATCTTAAACCTTGGGATGTTGCCGGCGGTGCTCTGATTGTTCAGGAAGCTGGTGGGATTGTTACCGATATGCAAGGTGAGCAGGCATGGCTGGACAGTGGTGATATTGTAGCTGCCAATCCGAAAATTCTGGCTCAATTATTGCAGATTTTTGCACCTCATTTAGCGGTATAATGTAAGTAAGTTGTGATGGTTTAGGCTAATTCTGGTTAAATCATCACAAACAAAATTACTGTGAAATTTGCTGAAGGCGATAACATGAAAAAACTACTGTTTACTGCATTATTAGCTTCTTATGCTAGCCTGCTGATGGCTAAGGGCATTGAAGCAAATAATGCTTGGGTTCGTTTTAGTGTGCCCGGCATGTCGTCCAGTGGTGTATTTATGGATCTGGATAATCAATCCGGCAGGGATGATATATTGCTTAGCGCTTCGACACCGGTGGCGATGTCTGCTGAAGTGCATGAAACGGTAGAATCTGACGGTGTGATGAAAATGCGTTCTTTGCCCAAAGGTTTGCCTTTACCTGCCGGTAAAGTGACTCATTTACAGCCAGGAAAAATGCATATTATGCTGATGGGTTTAAAAAAACCATTGGCTAAAGATACTACTATTCCAGTGCGATTGACTTTCCGTCATGCACGCCCCCTTGTTCTAAAGGTGCCTGTTGCTATAGGACCCGCTTCTGCTGATATAAGCCAGACTGAAAATTCTCATCATATGCATCATTAAAATAATCTGTGTCTTAAATTAAATGACGGGCAAGTAAATTTTAAACAGAATTAATTTATTAACTCTGTTTTCAGATGCGGACTGATATAAGTATTTTTATATGGACTTAATCCACGCTTTTGTAAGGCTTGGATTGTTTTCTATTGTAACGGTTATTTCAGAATGGATTTGTTTTGAAGCCGACAAATCCATATTCTGAAACAATTTTAAATTAATTTTTTATGATTTCATTATTGCATTCAGGCAAATTTTGGTTGAAATTGCTGGTTTTTGGCTGCCTGAGCATATTTTTGCTATTGGCCATTGATATGGCTGTGTTGCATTATTTGTTTAATGCTAAAGAAATTAATAAACGTGCTAATGAGTTTGTGGCCGATAGTGGCAGACAAGTTTTTTTTGATGCAGATATCAGCCGTTCTATGTTTCCGCGCCCTACTGTGACATTACATCAGGTGCAGGTTAAAAATGTTGCCACTAAAAAAAATGACATTAATGTAGGCGAGATGAAAATCGGCTTGGGCTGGCAAAGTTTCTTTGGCCGCATGACAATTGAAAAGTTGCAGCTTAACGATGCAAGTATCAATCTGGTACGCGGTAGTAACGGCCAGTGGAATCTGGCTGATTTATGGCAGAAAGCATATTCGGGTAAACGTTTACATATAAACCGGCTGATACTGGAAAACGCTAAATTTAATATTCAAGACGATCAGAACTTACAGTATATTAAGCAGATGAATCTTCAATGGCGTAATCTTGGCAGCTCCAGTGCACTGCAACTGGAGGGAATTTTAGGAGGCCAAGATATGCAAACTCTGCATTGCAAGCTCAATGCTGTTTATCATCCTGATGCTGTGATGCAGTGGAAAGATGTTAATCTGGAAATAGATACGAAAGTCTCTGTTTTGGGTGAGAGTAACGGCCAGTGGCATTTTGATGCACGCTGGTTGCCACAGCAGCAGTTATTGCAGACAGCTGCTGTGCAATGGCAGTGGCATAGTCAGCGTAATCAGTTGCATGTGACCGGCAATGGGCAAAACTGGCAAGTAGGCTGGGCTAAACTGTTTTTACCACAATTAAATGGTGTTGCTACAGCTCAGATTGGTGATAATGCGATTAATGCCACGGTGTCTGCCACCAATACCAGCTGGTTGCAGAATCACTGGTTTTTACCTCAGTTTCAGATTGACAGCGGTTGGCAAAGCCATTTATTTCAGACCGCGCTTACTGTCAGCGGTCAGCTATCATGGTTGGATATGCGCCACTGGAAAATTGACAATTTTTCGGTGAATAGCCACCAGGATACTGTCAATGCCCTACCCAACTCCCGTTTCATCAGTGATTTATCTGGCAGTGTTCAGGGCGACGATGCCGGCAACGGTCAGCTTAATCTGCAAGGCCAGTTTGATAATCAGCCTGTCAGCATTTCTCTTGACTATCAACATGATAAACAGCAAGCAAAAATAAACGGAAGCATTCATCTGGCACAGTTAAATTTACGCCCTTATGCAGATAACAGTACTAGTTTGCTCCCGCCAGACTGGCAACAGTTATGGTATCGCTGGTTTAGGAAACGGTCGCTTACGGCACAACTATCCATTGATTCTCTGCTCACACCAACGGTAGTTGTGAATCAGTTTAAAACTCAGTTGTCTCTAAATGCACGTACATTGAATTTGGACCCTATCAGTTTAAATATGTATGGTGGCAATACTGATGGATTGTTGCAGGTGACTAATTCTAATCCTTTAAGCTGGAAAGCACGGCAACATGCACGTGGTGTGCAAATGAAATCATTTTTACAAGATACATTTGGTTTGCATAATCTTGATGGTGAAGGCGATGCAGACTTTGATTTCCATGGAACAGGTGTCAACCGTCAGCAATGGCTTTCCAGTCTTTCGGGTCAGGCGGATATCCATATTCGTCAAGGTGTGTGGAACGGTATTGATATTAATAATATTCTGCAAAATAGTGACAGTCAGACAACTGTAGCTTACAACGAAACTAGCCAAACGCCTTTTCGCTATATTCGCTTGCAGATTCCATTGAGTAATGGAAATACCAGAAGTAGCCGTATGGAACTACATGCTGATAATTTTGATATCAAGGGTACTGGTGATGTGAAGTGGTTACAACAACAGATGGATTATAATGTTCTGATTGCCACTCGACGAGCACAACAACAGACTTTACTGCCGTTACGGATTAACGGTACGTTTACTAGACCCTCATTCTCCATAGATTATCAAAAACTTACTGCTGGTTTACATACTTCTCAGCAAAAGCAGAATAGTCTGCGGCAGACGTTGCAACAGCAATGGCTCTGGCTAAATCAGGGTAGCGGTGCATCAGCAGAGCATCATGAAACTGTACGGCTGCCATGAGTGTTTATGTCTTCCATAATTGGCCACAGCCAGATGAGCTGGCTCAGCAGTTGGGAAATGATGAGCAGGCTGAGGTTGTGGTTGTAGCCGAAAGCTGGCCGAAGACATTATTGGCTACCTCAGCCGCTGGGCAAGCGATAGTGAGGTTTTGGACTCAGGCAAGATTATTCTGGCAACACCAACCGATATTCAGCTACCCATTTCGAGCGGCAGGTAAATTCCTTCTGATTCGGCCTCAAGAATATAAGCACTGGGTGCAGTTTTACTCGGGTTTTTCACATGATAAGGCTGATATTGGAGTTAGTGGTTTTAAACCTTGGCTAACATTACCTCCCACTCTAGCAGTTAAATCTGTAGTGGTAATCGGTGCTGGTATTTCTGGAGCAGCCACTGCTTTTGCTCTTGCCAAACGTGGGATTGCGGTCACAGTAATTGAACAACATACCATCGCCAGTGCTGCCTCTGGCAACCATCTCGGGCTGTTGTATGCCAAAATTTCTCCTAATTATACTGTGCAGACAGAACTGTTGCTGGCAGGCTATGGATTTAGCCGTAGCCTGCTTCAAAATAGTTTGCCAGTGGGTCAAGGCTGGCTAGACTGTGGTGTACTCCATTTGAATTACAATGATGCCGAAAAAAATCGCAATGGATTATTAGCTTCGCAAAACCCTGATAATGCTTTGTTTCGATCTATCACGCAGGCTCAGGCTGGTGATATTGCCGGTATGAAATTATCTTCAGGGGGATTATGGTGGCCATTTGGTGCAGCCATCAATCCTTATAGCTGGGTTGATGCTTTGCTTAGACAACCTATTATTGAGTTGTTGACTGCAACTAAAGTTACAAGTGTTGCGTATCAGAATAATGGCTGGCAAATTGTTTGTCAGAATATGAATAGATCATTCACTTTAGAAGCATCCCATGTCGTTATCTGTGCCGGAGCGGACAGTGATACGCTCTTTCCAGTTGCTGGCTGGCCATTGCATAAAATCAGAGGACAAACTACCACAGCTTGTTTTAGAACTGATGTTATAAAGCCAAGCTGTGCACTAAGCGGAAATAGCTATATTACCCCCGCATGGCAGGATAAACTTTGTTTTGGTGCCACTTTTCATCCGAACAATACCGATAACAGCCTAAATAAAGAGGATGAAAATGTTAACTGGCAGCAATTGCGCCGCTGGCTACCACATCTCGCAGCAAATCTGAATCCGAATGCAAAACCGCAGGGACATGCGGCTATACGCTGTGATGCATTTGATCATTTACCTTTGGCCGGGCCTGTGGGCAATGCAGAGGCGATGCTGCAACAGTATGCCCGCTTGCGTTTGGACAAAAATTATCGGCTTAATCAACCTTGTCCATGGCAGCCAGGTATGTTTATTAATACAGCTCATGGCAGCCGAGGTTTGCTGACAGCGCCTTTATGTGCCGAAGCAATTGCTGCTGCCATACTGGGTTTGCCCTCTCCTTTATCTGTGCGGCTGCAACAAGCTTTGCATCCCAACCGCTTGCCCATTAGAGCGCTAACACATCATTTATCATTTCCTTTGACTGCTTAAAATTTCTCATTTTGCTAAAACTTTATAGTATAGGTATGATGAATGT
This portion of the Snodgrassella alvi genome encodes:
- a CDS encoding DUF1853 family protein — encoded protein: MNYASDPIWWRLKKTIVRDLASLLTAPSPWISTVELPISQLLGDDGFRFLLALDKHPEDLYLFLKRHSGYQSHLGIYAEKLLQYWFLNAPHSQLIAHNLTVMDKQRTAGAMDFIVQLNNQKYHLELACKYYGSYSNELESFIGLNQSDLLKNKRDKIIQQLALSTSLEAKKSLAKLSVQPEELRQASIIRGMLFTPTGNTHFQTPINPLCWQGRYIEDWSVLEAPEDSRFYLLDHLSLLSPARLSSNAIVNFDQIKQIKQGIIAIVQKHEDGYWHETERIMKKDKNPVQP
- a CDS encoding AsmA family protein, with amino-acid sequence MKLLVFGCLSIFLLLAIDMAVLHYLFNAKEINKRANEFVADSGRQVFFDADISRSMFPRPTVTLHQVQVKNVATKKNDINVGEMKIGLGWQSFFGRMTIEKLQLNDASINLVRGSNGQWNLADLWQKAYSGKRLHINRLILENAKFNIQDDQNLQYIKQMNLQWRNLGSSSALQLEGILGGQDMQTLHCKLNAVYHPDAVMQWKDVNLEIDTKVSVLGESNGQWHFDARWLPQQQLLQTAAVQWQWHSQRNQLHVTGNGQNWQVGWAKLFLPQLNGVATAQIGDNAINATVSATNTSWLQNHWFLPQFQIDSGWQSHLFQTALTVSGQLSWLDMRHWKIDNFSVNSHQDTVNALPNSRFISDLSGSVQGDDAGNGQLNLQGQFDNQPVSISLDYQHDKQQAKINGSIHLAQLNLRPYADNSTSLLPPDWQQLWYRWFRKRSLTAQLSIDSLLTPTVVVNQFKTQLSLNARTLNLDPISLNMYGGNTDGLLQVTNSNPLSWKARQHARGVQMKSFLQDTFGLHNLDGEGDADFDFHGTGVNRQQWLSSLSGQADIHIRQGVWNGIDINNILQNSDSQTTVAYNETSQTPFRYIRLQIPLSNGNTRSSRMELHADNFDIKGTGDVKWLQQQMDYNVLIATRRAQQQTLLPLRINGTFTRPSFSIDYQKLTAGLHTSQQKQNSLRQTLQQQWLWLNQGSGASAEHHETVRLP
- a CDS encoding copper chaperone PCu(A)C → MKKLLFTALLASYASLLMAKGIEANNAWVRFSVPGMSSSGVFMDLDNQSGRDDILLSASTPVAMSAEVHETVESDGVMKMRSLPKGLPLPAGKVTHLQPGKMHIMLMGLKKPLAKDTTIPVRLTFRHARPLVLKVPVAIGPASADISQTENSHHMHH
- a CDS encoding inositol monophosphatase family protein; amino-acid sequence: MNPILTTAWKAARKAGQMMHRASSNLNNIKIDNKAANDFVSDVDREAERIIVSTIQEVYPQHAILSEEAGQLGNIHAEYQWIIDPLDGTTNYLHGHKQYAISMALLHKGTLAEALVYAPEHNDLYVASRGQGALLNDKRIRVSGRIDLLRSLIATGFPVVDQSMMNTYLAILKDVLAKTAGARREGSAALDLCNVACGRVDGFFEFNLKPWDVAGGALIVQEAGGIVTDMQGEQAWLDSGDIVAANPKILAQLLQIFAPHLAV
- the tig gene encoding trigger factor, translated to MSVTVEKLDNLERKIILALNWEDIRAKVNARMKVAQKRARVDGFRPGKAPLRIIDSMYGYGIRDEVLNEMTHKAFEDLIVAEKLKVAGLKSLTALEDEDQDDEKFYKIAVVYEEFPEIKIGDLTSQEVTKFSTEIGDTEIDKTIDILRQQRTRFNHVEREAQIGDRVIIDFAGKIDGEAFAGGSAENYPFLLGKGQMLPDFETGIAGMKEGDVKEVSVTFPEDYQSKELAGKTAIFTITLKNVSEAVLPEVNEEFAKSLGIENGDVEKMRAEIKKNVSREVNRRVSEMTKDSAINALLASTPIEVPTSMITEEAKSMAARMKENFAAQGMDQKDLDLPLDMFNEQASRRVAISLIMGELIREEKLEPSEEQVRKVINEFADSYEDPQEVIDWYYSDKKNLQVPTSLAIEQNVVDYVLSKAKVSDKVLTFDEVMGQQAKA
- a CDS encoding RNA methyltransferase yields the protein MNKPVLPDFLSNILVVLTRTSHPANIGSAARAMKTMGLTNLTLVAPNLMQTPMTTQPPVFDSTNPDTFALPEESFILASGAKDVLERAHVVATLNEALADTTLSCALTSRRRELTAPLYTPREIMPSLLDTARAGQKIALVFGNETYGLSIEEVQSCNRLITINGNPEYFSLNLAQAVQVICYELFSHVNSSMAHLIQPKNLATHQQTHDMVAHLRQVMDKAGFFNRRNETRLMRRMAAMFDRAQLSTEDIDILRGFYNTINQQIQKKQD
- the mnmC gene encoding FAD-dependent 5-carboxymethylaminomethyl-2-thiouridine(34) oxidoreductase MnmC — its product is MSVYVFHNWPQPDELAQQLGNDEQAEVVVVAESWPKTLLATSAAGQAIVRFWTQARLFWQHQPIFSYPFRAAGKFLLIRPQEYKHWVQFYSGFSHDKADIGVSGFKPWLTLPPTLAVKSVVVIGAGISGAATAFALAKRGIAVTVIEQHTIASAASGNHLGLLYAKISPNYTVQTELLLAGYGFSRSLLQNSLPVGQGWLDCGVLHLNYNDAEKNRNGLLASQNPDNALFRSITQAQAGDIAGMKLSSGGLWWPFGAAINPYSWVDALLRQPIIELLTATKVTSVAYQNNGWQIVCQNMNRSFTLEASHVVICAGADSDTLFPVAGWPLHKIRGQTTTACFRTDVIKPSCALSGNSYITPAWQDKLCFGATFHPNNTDNSLNKEDENVNWQQLRRWLPHLAANLNPNAKPQGHAAIRCDAFDHLPLAGPVGNAEAMLQQYARLRLDKNYRLNQPCPWQPGMFINTAHGSRGLLTAPLCAEAIAAAILGLPSPLSVRLQQALHPNRLPIRALTHHLSFPLTA